In Chromatiaceae bacterium, a single genomic region encodes these proteins:
- the cynR gene encoding transcriptional regulator CynR codes for MDPNILCPRSLRYLIAIAEHHSFTRAAEALYVSQPTLSQQIKQLEESLNVQLLDRSGRKVQLTDAGEVYLGYARRALGELDAGKRAIHELQDLSRGSLRLGMTPITDYLAAPLLDAFNTHFPGISVSTLEMPQDDIEAGIIEDRIDIGVAFTNTLSIDSRSGEIETQVLFIETLNLAVGKAHAYAGQQTPVDKHVLEQESLVLLNDDFALRRHVDLYCIEHNVTPRVMLETNSLSVIVETVRLGRMATILPESIACTQEGLYPVTLLPELPHHTITLICRRDGYKSPACLAFRQLANDWGLSGCPKPDRQHAGPCPMSDACRQHKDH; via the coding sequence ATGGACCCGAATATCCTGTGTCCGCGCTCGCTGCGTTACCTGATCGCGATCGCCGAACACCACAGTTTCACGCGCGCCGCCGAGGCACTGTATGTCTCGCAACCAACCCTCTCGCAGCAGATCAAGCAACTCGAGGAGTCGCTCAACGTGCAGCTGCTCGATCGCTCCGGTCGCAAGGTCCAACTCACCGATGCCGGCGAGGTGTACCTCGGCTACGCACGCCGCGCGCTCGGCGAACTCGATGCCGGCAAACGCGCGATCCATGAACTGCAGGACCTCAGCCGTGGCTCACTGCGCCTGGGCATGACGCCGATCACCGACTATCTCGCCGCGCCCCTGCTCGATGCCTTCAACACCCACTTCCCCGGCATCAGCGTCAGCACCCTCGAAATGCCGCAGGACGACATCGAGGCCGGCATCATCGAGGACCGCATCGATATCGGCGTCGCGTTCACCAACACCCTGTCGATCGACTCACGCTCCGGCGAGATCGAGACCCAGGTATTGTTCATCGAGACCCTCAATCTCGCCGTCGGCAAGGCCCATGCGTATGCCGGCCAGCAGACGCCGGTCGACAAGCATGTGCTCGAACAGGAATCACTGGTGCTGCTCAATGACGATTTCGCGCTGCGCCGGCATGTCGACCTGTACTGCATCGAGCACAACGTCACTCCGCGCGTCATGCTCGAAACCAACTCGCTCAGCGTGATCGTCGAGACCGTGCGGCTCGGCCGCATGGCCACCATCCTGCCCGAGTCCATCGCCTGCACCCAGGAGGGCCTCTACCCGGTCACCCTGCTGCCCGAGCTGCCGCATCACACCATCACGCTGATCTGCCGCAGAGACGGGTACAAGAGCCCCGCGTGCCTCGCCTTCCGCCAGCTCGCCAACGACTGGGGGCTCTCCGGCTGTCCCAAACCCGATCGACAGCATGCCGGACCCTGTCCCATGTCCGACGCCTGCCGGCAGCACAAGGATCACTAG
- a CDS encoding HupE/UreJ family protein, translated as MNLGKYLPKDHVRGTLAVSTGLLLTASFPAFAHHAMGGMTPQTFDQGLLSGLAHPVIGLDHFAFLVVAMLLTAAMKGSARYIVPLAFVGATIGGTALHLGAADIPMSETLVALSVVIGGVLVLTRHYPGAFALGALFAVAGILHGYAYGESIVGAEATPLLAYLIGFAAIQYALIIGGVLGLQKLAERSETARSMAAHIGSTAALLTGGLFLALSFA; from the coding sequence ATGAATCTTGGAAAGTACCTTCCGAAAGACCATGTGCGCGGGACGCTTGCGGTATCCACCGGGCTGCTGCTGACCGCTTCGTTCCCGGCGTTCGCCCACCACGCGATGGGTGGGATGACGCCTCAGACCTTCGACCAGGGCCTGCTGTCCGGCCTGGCGCATCCGGTGATCGGGCTGGATCACTTTGCTTTCCTGGTGGTGGCGATGTTGCTGACCGCTGCGATGAAGGGCAGCGCACGCTACATCGTGCCGCTGGCATTCGTCGGTGCGACGATCGGTGGCACGGCGCTCCACCTTGGTGCAGCGGATATCCCGATGTCCGAGACCCTGGTCGCGCTGTCGGTCGTCATTGGCGGCGTGCTGGTGCTGACCCGTCACTATCCGGGCGCGTTCGCGCTGGGTGCGTTGTTTGCCGTTGCGGGCATTCTGCACGGCTATGCGTACGGCGAGTCGATCGTCGGTGCCGAAGCCACCCCGTTGTTGGCCTACCTGATCGGTTTCGCCGCGATCCAGTATGCACTGATCATCGGCGGTGTGTTGGGATTGCAGAAACTGGCCGAACGTTCGGAGACCGCGCGTTCGATGGCAGCGCACATCGGTAGCACTGCCGCGCTGTTGACCGGCGGCCTGTTCCTCGCGTTGAGTTTCGCGTAA
- the scnC gene encoding thiocyanate hydrolase subunit gamma — protein MSEHKPAPMVDEVSDFEILEMAVRELAIEKGLFSAEDHRRWTEYVHTLGPLPAARLVAKAWLDPEYKELAIKDGVKASLEVGVDWINDMPTGFGTPSDYCNLRVLADTPTLKHVVVCTLCSCYPRPILGQSPEWYRTPNYRRRLVRWPRQVLAEFGLQLDPEIEVRVADSNQKTRYIVMPVRPEGTEGWTEDQLAEIVTRDCLIGVAVPKPGVTANAERPIRPAVHPVEHGH, from the coding sequence ATGTCCGAACACAAACCCGCGCCGATGGTCGACGAGGTCAGCGACTTCGAAATCCTCGAGATGGCCGTCCGCGAACTGGCAATCGAGAAAGGGCTGTTCAGTGCCGAGGATCACCGGCGTTGGACCGAATACGTCCACACCCTGGGTCCGCTGCCGGCGGCGCGTCTTGTGGCCAAGGCCTGGCTGGACCCCGAGTACAAGGAACTGGCGATCAAAGACGGCGTCAAGGCCAGCCTGGAGGTTGGTGTCGACTGGATCAACGATATGCCGACCGGGTTCGGTACGCCGAGCGACTACTGCAACCTACGCGTGCTCGCCGATACGCCGACACTGAAGCACGTCGTGGTGTGCACCCTGTGTTCCTGCTATCCGCGGCCGATCCTCGGCCAGTCGCCGGAATGGTATCGCACGCCCAACTACCGGCGCCGGCTGGTGCGCTGGCCGCGCCAGGTGCTGGCCGAGTTCGGCCTGCAACTCGATCCCGAGATCGAGGTCCGGGTCGCCGACTCGAACCAGAAGACGCGCTACATCGTGATGCCGGTACGGCCGGAAGGCACCGAGGGTTGGACCGAGGACCAGTTGGCCGAAATCGTCACGCGTGATTGCCTGATCGGCGTGGCCGTGCCCAAGCCCGGTGTCACTGCTAACGCGGAGCGTCCGATACGTCCGGCGGTCCACCCGGTTGAGCACGGTCATTGA
- a CDS encoding alpha/beta hydrolase, translating to MASETIRWHCDGHDMVIGLDRMGTGPTVLMLPALSSISTRRELHPLQLRLADEFEVVSIDWPGFGDLPKPFVEWRPDVYERFVAFLFEQVAPSPFAVVAAGHAAGYVTRHLAAHDESVQRLVLLSPTWRGPLPTMTNGKYGRFPRIAKAVDLPLIGPLLYQLNVNRAVVGMMARGHVYADPDWLDDNRMQDKLTVTRVPGARHSSVRFVAGCVDPFSTRNEQLDALRHVQVPMLNVFADTAPRKSRGEMEAIAELPGVETIRLPLGKLSFYEEFPERAAEAIRGFLSVDAAA from the coding sequence ATGGCCTCAGAGACGATTCGCTGGCATTGTGATGGCCACGACATGGTGATCGGACTCGACCGCATGGGGACGGGTCCGACCGTGCTGATGCTGCCCGCGCTGAGCTCGATCTCGACACGGCGCGAGCTGCACCCCTTGCAGTTGCGTCTTGCCGACGAGTTCGAGGTGGTTTCGATCGACTGGCCGGGTTTTGGCGATCTTCCCAAGCCTTTCGTCGAATGGCGCCCGGACGTCTACGAACGCTTCGTGGCGTTTCTGTTCGAGCAGGTTGCACCGTCTCCATTCGCGGTGGTGGCCGCCGGTCATGCCGCCGGTTACGTGACCCGCCACCTGGCCGCGCATGACGAGTCGGTGCAGCGCCTGGTGCTGCTGTCGCCGACCTGGCGCGGACCCTTGCCTACGATGACGAATGGCAAGTACGGGCGGTTCCCGCGCATCGCCAAGGCCGTCGATCTTCCGCTGATCGGACCCCTGCTGTACCAGCTGAATGTCAATCGTGCGGTGGTCGGCATGATGGCACGGGGTCATGTCTATGCGGATCCGGACTGGCTCGACGACAACCGCATGCAGGACAAGCTGACGGTCACGCGTGTGCCCGGTGCCCGTCACTCGTCGGTGCGTTTCGTCGCCGGCTGCGTGGATCCGTTCTCCACCCGGAACGAACAGCTCGATGCGCTGCGTCATGTGCAGGTGCCGATGCTGAACGTGTTCGCCGACACGGCGCCGCGCAAGTCGCGTGGCGAGATGGAGGCCATCGCCGAACTGCCCGGTGTGGAGACAATCCGGCTGCCGCTCGGCAAGCTGTCTTTCTACGAAGAGTTTCCCGAGCGTGCCGCAGAAGCGATACGCGGCTTTCTTTCAGTGGACGCGGCCGCCTGA
- a CDS encoding methyltransferase domain-containing protein — translation MADAAARDPHRFVNELDAAAIDRLISRLESRAKDAVFTNLFDKYAARLDLPKDARVLDVGCGTGVVLRSLARRGDFNGELYGVDQCQRFVEAAGGFAKDDVPDGRLHFQVGDAHRLDFPDATFDAAIAHTLISHVTDPRGVLKEMARVVRPGGVVVIFDGDYASLTYGFPDHEFGHRMDMALAHATFNNVRIMRDLPRLFPDFGLTMQAAWGDAVAEIGTGSYFRSFAETYVPYVIKAGMLDTAAVEDWFAVQLRAIDDGTFFAACNYYTYLARRV, via the coding sequence ATGGCAGACGCCGCGGCGCGCGATCCGCACCGGTTCGTCAACGAGCTGGATGCCGCGGCGATCGATCGCCTGATCAGCCGGTTGGAGAGCCGCGCCAAGGATGCGGTGTTCACCAATCTGTTCGACAAGTACGCCGCGCGGCTCGACCTGCCGAAGGATGCCCGGGTTCTGGATGTGGGCTGCGGCACGGGCGTGGTGCTGCGATCGCTCGCCAGGCGCGGTGACTTCAACGGCGAATTGTACGGCGTCGATCAATGCCAGCGCTTCGTCGAGGCGGCCGGCGGGTTTGCGAAAGACGATGTACCCGATGGGCGCCTGCATTTCCAGGTTGGCGATGCGCATCGCCTGGATTTCCCCGATGCCACCTTCGATGCAGCGATAGCCCACACACTGATCAGCCACGTGACAGATCCGCGGGGTGTACTGAAAGAGATGGCGCGGGTCGTGCGTCCAGGTGGCGTGGTCGTGATATTCGACGGCGACTACGCGTCATTGACCTACGGCTTTCCCGATCATGAATTCGGCCACCGCATGGACATGGCGCTGGCGCACGCGACGTTCAACAACGTCCGGATCATGCGGGACCTGCCGCGCCTGTTCCCCGACTTTGGGTTGACGATGCAGGCTGCGTGGGGTGATGCCGTCGCAGAGATCGGTACCGGCAGTTATTTCCGGTCGTTTGCCGAGACCTACGTGCCGTATGTGATCAAGGCCGGCATGCTCGACACGGCCGCGGTCGAAGACTGGTTTGCGGTCCAGCTGAGGGCGATCGACGACGGCACCTTCTTCGCCGCGTGCAACTACTACACCTATTTGGCCCGCCGCGTCTGA
- the cynS gene encoding cyanase, with translation MKQAILAAKVEKDLTWKKIAKATEFSVEYVCSACLGMNHLDKAAADAVADVLGLGNEVSVALQQFPHKTWSQSIPTDPVIYRWYEIVGVYGETIKELIHEKFGDGIMSAIDFSLDIDKQEDPKGDRVVVTLNGKFLPYKTW, from the coding sequence ATGAAACAGGCGATTCTTGCGGCCAAGGTCGAGAAGGACCTGACGTGGAAGAAGATCGCCAAGGCGACCGAGTTTTCCGTCGAGTACGTCTGTTCGGCGTGTCTCGGTATGAACCACCTCGACAAGGCCGCGGCCGACGCGGTGGCCGATGTACTGGGGCTGGGCAACGAAGTGTCGGTTGCGCTACAGCAGTTCCCGCACAAGACCTGGAGCCAGTCGATACCCACCGATCCGGTGATCTATCGCTGGTACGAGATCGTCGGTGTGTACGGCGAGACCATCAAAGAGCTGATCCATGAGAAGTTCGGCGACGGGATCATGAGTGCGATCGACTTCAGCCTGGATATCGACAAGCAAGAGGACCCGAAGGGAGACCGGGTTGTCGTGACCCTCAACGGTAAGTTCCTGCCCTACAAGACCTGGTAG
- a CDS encoding DUF3050 domain-containing protein, protein MPTEADALMSRCEEWRNRLARHPLHRVLNEVGALRIFMQHHVFAVWDFMSLLKALQANLAPCQVPWKPPAYPQAARLVNELVLEEECDPTFADPAGAAVVSHFEAYCQAMDEIGADTGPIVHFVRCIDGDGLASALRSDAVPEPARRFMHFTFDVIARNQPGELAAALAYGRELIVPMLFSALQGRIALEVGGTQRLQRYLQRHIELDGDEHGPLALRLVNEVCGGDAVVRQAAMATAADALQARWVFWNGILHAIDPSATTGTGAQPEISGADAG, encoded by the coding sequence ATGCCGACTGAGGCCGATGCATTGATGTCCCGTTGCGAGGAATGGCGCAATCGCCTCGCGCGCCACCCCCTGCACAGGGTGCTCAACGAAGTCGGTGCGCTGCGCATCTTCATGCAGCACCATGTGTTCGCGGTGTGGGACTTCATGTCGTTATTGAAGGCCCTGCAGGCCAACCTGGCGCCATGCCAGGTGCCGTGGAAGCCACCGGCGTATCCGCAGGCTGCGCGCCTGGTCAATGAACTCGTGCTCGAAGAAGAGTGCGACCCGACATTCGCCGACCCGGCCGGTGCCGCCGTGGTCAGTCATTTCGAGGCCTATTGTCAGGCGATGGACGAGATCGGGGCCGATACCGGCCCGATCGTCCACTTCGTGCGTTGCATAGACGGCGATGGTCTGGCGAGCGCCTTGCGCAGTGACGCGGTACCGGAGCCGGCGCGCCGCTTCATGCATTTTACCTTCGACGTCATCGCGCGCAACCAGCCCGGGGAGTTGGCAGCGGCCCTTGCATACGGCCGTGAGCTGATAGTTCCGATGCTGTTTTCCGCGTTGCAGGGTCGTATCGCGCTAGAAGTCGGTGGTACGCAGCGGCTGCAGCGTTACCTGCAGCGCCATATCGAACTCGATGGCGACGAACACGGTCCGCTCGCTTTGCGCCTGGTGAATGAGGTGTGCGGCGGTGATGCTGTCGTTCGGCAGGCGGCGATGGCCACCGCCGCCGACGCCCTGCAGGCGAGATGGGTGTTCTGGAACGGCATCCTGCACGCGATCGACCCATCCGCCACGACCGGTACCGGCGCACAGCCGGAGATCTCAGGTGCCGACGCCGGATAG